In Streptomyces sp. NBC_01717, one DNA window encodes the following:
- a CDS encoding ComEA family DNA-binding protein: MATAPAAPGRWERLVPAVRERLPMWLQLRCGLEPRTLAALAVVLVAAAVFAVVHFWSARPQSVRAPDPVSEGAHAPESDLRMDRGVDRAGTPDPSPGPPPTGGPGGRIVVDVSGKVRRPGIYPLPSGARVADALQAAGGVRTGVDLTGLNRARVLMDGEQVVVGAPPGPQAFGATGGAAVGGAAAGAGAGATTGPVSLNSATVEQLDTLPGVGPVLAQHIVDYRTQHGGFRSVGELREVNGIGDRRFADLQPLVRP, from the coding sequence GTGGCGACGGCTCCGGCCGCGCCAGGGCGGTGGGAGCGGCTGGTCCCGGCGGTGCGGGAGCGGCTCCCGATGTGGTTGCAGCTCAGGTGCGGTCTGGAGCCGAGAACCCTCGCCGCGCTCGCAGTCGTCCTGGTCGCTGCCGCGGTCTTCGCCGTCGTCCACTTCTGGTCCGCACGCCCGCAGTCCGTCCGCGCCCCCGATCCGGTCAGCGAGGGCGCGCATGCCCCGGAATCGGACCTGCGCATGGATCGGGGCGTGGATCGGGCCGGCACCCCCGATCCGTCACCCGGACCGCCGCCCACCGGAGGACCGGGCGGACGGATCGTCGTCGATGTGAGCGGCAAGGTGCGCCGGCCGGGCATCTACCCCTTACCGTCCGGTGCGCGGGTCGCCGACGCGCTGCAGGCGGCGGGCGGAGTCCGGACCGGCGTGGATCTCACCGGGCTCAACCGGGCGCGGGTGCTCATGGACGGGGAGCAGGTCGTGGTGGGCGCGCCACCCGGACCGCAGGCCTTCGGCGCCACTGGAGGAGCTGCCGTGGGAGGTGCCGCAGCGGGCGCCGGTGCCGGCGCCACGACCGGGCCGGTCAGCCTCAACAGCGCGACGGTGGAACAGCTGGACACCCTGCCCGGGGTCGGCCCTGTTCTCGCCCAGCACATTGTCGACTACCGCACACAGCACGGCGGCTTCCGGTCCGTCGGTGAACTCCGTGAGGTCAATGGGATCGGCGACCGCCGGTTCGCCGACCTCCAACCGCTGGTGCGGCCATGA